A window of the Cololabis saira isolate AMF1-May2022 chromosome 19, fColSai1.1, whole genome shotgun sequence genome harbors these coding sequences:
- the LOC133419062 gene encoding NACHT, LRR and PYD domains-containing protein 12-like, which produces MEQKIADEEAGVSQGPVSSAQAVVHHFSPNFTAQEGSSLVASTLIGSTVGNIHISINQCAQCNRGCYDQSKDALAQENTCGCKAPQLHSDKVAESYEKLKTTLRRKFSHLHEGMAADGKKIPLNEIYTELYITEGGSGEVNKEHEVRQIEVTSRTRVTEEKSIHCNHLFASPPGQESRVRTVITRGVAGIGKTVSANKFTLDWADERANTDLRFVFPLSFRELNLMRKKSLSLVQLLSDFFPEIRDAEIFADSSNKMLFILDGLDESRLGLNFDKIEIMSDVTHPTTIAVILTNLIRRRLVPSALVWITSRPVASSQIPVEYIDLVTEVRGFNNQQKEEYFRRKVVDKSLSSRIISHVKSCRSLHIMCHIPVFCWMAASVLGKMLTTEDSKDTPKTLTQMYINFLSLYVKKSQKKPGRRESDANCVRTNLLALGQLAFKELEKGHLIFYESDLKLNGIDITQASMFSGVYTEIFNEEIALCQEKMFCFLHLSLQEFFAALYVFLTFHNENRNVLVKKSSSSRRFLSRESSELILYKAAIEKALQCENGCFDIFLRFLLGLSLESNQTLLKNLMTNNRTHQKTRSETIKHIRERIRANSSPDRCLNLFHCLNELNDHSLVEEIKTFLNSGSLHKANLSPAQWATLVFVLLTSEEELNVFDLSTYTRSEEGLLRLLPVVKTARVAKLAACNLTVTCCENLAKGILSSQLRELDLSNNKLTDAGLMQLSGGLINSKMEKLSLKTCSLTKSSSGCLASVISSRVCQLKVLDLSDNDFRDEGVKDLSSALGSPRCKLEKLVLSQCGVTEEGCTFLASALNSSRLRELDLSNNHLGNSGLMLLTSLLEDPRCSLEKLSVDRCGEFWIQPGPIKYMTKLTLDPNTAHRDLTLSEGNRKALRWTKQSYPDHPERFDFRTQVLCEQEQTGRCYWETDWSGRVCIGVAYKRMCRKGEGSDSWLGRNDSSWGLSCTKDGFRILHGGVNTPVPATPSVSRVGVYLDWPAGTLSFYKVSCGALTLIHTFHATFTEPLYPGFHLGWVDSTVYLC; this is translated from the exons ATGGAGCAGAAGATTGCTGATGAAGAAGCTGGGGTGTCTCAAG GGCCCGTTTCCTCAGCTCAGGCTGTCGTTCATCACTTCAGCCCAAACTTCACTGCTCAGGAAGGCAGCAGCTTGGTTGCTTCTACCCTCATTGGCTCTACCGTCGGCAACATCCACATCAGCATCAACCAATGTGCACAATGCAACAGAG GGTGTTACGATCAATCAAAAGATGCCCTGGCCCAAGAAAATACATGCGGCTGTAAAGCACCGCAACTCCAca GTGATAAAGTTGCAGAAAGTTACGAGAAACTGAAAACGACTCTAAGAAGGAAGTTCAGTCACTTGCACGAAGGGATGGCAGCGGACGGGAAAAAAATACCTCTCAATGAAATCTACACAGAGCTTTACATCACCGAGGGCGGAAGTGGTGAGGTTAATAAAGAGCACGAGGTGAGACAGATTGAGGTGACATCCAGAACGCGTGTGACAGAGGAGAAATCAATCCACTGCAATCACCTGTTTGCTTCTCCACCTGGACAAGAAAGCCGTGTAAGAACTGTGATAACAAGGGGAGTCGCTGGTATCGGAAAAACTGTGTCAGCCAATAAATTCACTCTGGACTGGGCAGACGAGAGAGCAAATACAGACCTGCGGTTCGTGTTTCCTCTCTCTTTCAGAGAGCTGAATCTAATGAGAAAGAAATCCCTAAGTCTTGTGCAGCTTCTCTCTGACTTTTTCCCTGAAATAAGAGATGCAGAAATCTTTGCTGATTCAAGCAACAAAATGCTTTTCATCCTGGATGGCCTGGATGAGAGTCGCCTCGGTTTGAACTTCGACAAAATCGAGATAATGTCAGACGTGACGCACCCAACCACCATCGCTGTGATTCTGACCAACCTCATCAGGAGAAGGCTGGTTCCCTCGGCTCTCGTCTGGATCACGTCTCGCCCAGTAGCCTCCAGTCAGATACCGGTAGAGTACATCGATCTGGTGACAGAGGTGCGAGGGTTCAACAACCAGCAAAaagaggaatacttcaggaggaAAGTTGTTGACAAGAGCTTATCAAGCCGGATAATCTCCCATGTGAAGTCGTGcaggagcctccacatcatgtgccacatacCAGTCTTCTGTTGGATGGCAGCGAGTGTTCTTGGAAAAATGTTGACAACAGAAGATAGTAAAGACACCCCAAAGACTCTCACACAAATGTACATCAACTTCTTGTCCTTATACGTGAAAAAGAGCCAGAAAAAGCCAGGAAGACGAGAGTCTGATGCCAACTGTGTGAGAACGAACCTCCTCGCACTGGGTCAATTGGCTTTCAAAGAGCTTGAGAAAGGTCACCTGATCTTTTATGAGAGTGACCTCAAGTTAAACGGCATTGACATTACCCAGGCATCCATGTTCTCTGGGGTCTACACGGAGATCTTCAACGAAGAGATTGCACTCTGTCAAGAGAAGATGTTCTGTTTCCTGCATCTGAGCCTGCAAGAGTTCTTCGCTGCGTTGTATGTTTTCCTCACGTTCCACAATGAAAACCGTAACGTCCTGGTCAAGAAGTCGTCCTCATCGCGAAGGTTTCTATCCAGAGAATCGTCAGAGCTCATCCTCTACAAAGCAGCGATAGAGAAGGCTTTGCAGTGTGAGAATGGCTGTTTTGACATCTTCCTGCGCTTCCTGTTGGGCCTGTCATTGGAGTCCAACCAAACTCTGCTGAAAAACCTAATGACCAACAACAGAACACACCAAAAGACAAGAAGTGAGACCATTAAACACATAAGGGAGAGGATCAGGGCTAACTCGTCTCCAGACAGGTGCCTCAATCtcttccactgtctgaatgagcTGAATGACCACTCTCTTGTGGAGGAGATCAAGACCTTCTTAAACTCCGGTAGTCTCCACAAAGCCAACCTTTCACCCGCCCAGTGGGCCACCCTGGTCTTTGTGTTGCTGACGTCAGAGGAGGAGCTGAATGTGTTTGACCTGAGCACCTACACCAGGTCGGAGGAGGGTCTTCTGAGGCTGCTGCCTGTCGTGAAAACAGCTCGAGTGGCAAA ACTAGCTGCATGTAACCTCACCGTGACCTGCTGTGAAAACCTGGCCAAAGGCATCCTCTCATCGCagctgagagagctggacctgagcaacaacaaACTGACAGATGCAGGGCTGATGCAGCTTTCTGGTGGACTGATCAACAGCAAAATGGAGAAGCTCAG TCTGAAGACCTGCAGCCTCACAAAGAGCAGCTCTGGTTGCCTGGCGTCGGTCATCAGCTCTCGCGTCTGCCAGCTGAAAGTCCTGGACCTCTCTGATAATGACTTTCGGGACGAAGGAGTCAAAGATTTGTCTTCTGCGCTGGGGAGTCCTCGCTGTAAATTAGAGAAACTCGT ATTGTCCCAGTGCGGGGTGACAGAGGAGGGCTGCACCTTCCTGGCGTCTGCTTTGAACTCGTCCcgcctgagagagctggacctgagcaacaaccaCCTGGGAAACTCGGGGCTGATGCTGCTCACGTCTCTGCTGGAAGACCCCCGCTGTAGTCTGGAGAAACTCAG tgtGGACCGTTGTGGTGAGTTCTGGATCCAGCCGGGCCCGATCAAAT ATATGACCAAACTGACTCTGGACCCAAACACGGCACACAGAGATCTCACTCTGTCCGAGGGCAACAGGAAAGCACTGCGATGGACCAAGCAGTCGTATCCTGATCACCCTGAGAGGTTTGACTTCCGGACGCAGGTGCTGTGTGAGCAGGAGCAGACCGGCCGCTGCTACTGGGAGACGGACTGGAGCGGGAGAGTCTGCATAGGAGTGGCCTACAAACGGATGTGCAGGAAGGGGGAGGGTTCTGACTCCTGGTTAGGCCGGAATGACTCCTCCTGGGGCTTGAGTTGCACCAAGGATGGCTTCAGGATCTTGCACGGGGGCGTAAACACCCCTGTACCTGCCACTCCAAGCGTCAGTAGAGTAGGAGTGTACTTGGACTGGCCAGcaggaactctgtccttctacaagGTCTCTTGTGGTGCACTGACCCTGATTCATACCTTCCATGCCACCTTCACCGAGCCGCTGTACCCGGGGTTTCACCTCGGCTGGGTGGACTCCACCGTGTACTTGTGCTGA
- the sec24c gene encoding protein transport protein Sec24C: protein MNVNQHTPMASSYGQPQPGYGQPSYTPLDGGYPAPYTPYNGPATAYQPGAPPQGYSSFTSFPSKAVAANPVSDLSSSLDLGLARGAPASGPPPVSAPQQYNQYSQSPGDMQNGPPQMIQAPPRPAVSQPYNQGAMNMSGQHPSYPQHYGLPPTIQQVSNQMTGMQIASGPPTPAGPGYAPPHSSQLPVSTAYSAAPPPSYSQAPPPVSPAPSQPPPPSGPAASQQYYGGPPPPSQQPLHSALPPTSQQQFTSSVQLPPSQQTIPPSSYSGPAPPPSQAPTGPGTQPQQTFLPPQPPFSSAPLSVSQPTFGTGPPPPAQGSFPPQAPPPSQPGGFPPAGPPTSAAAGQYPGPMPPQQQPPPTQPSPYHSGPPPPRVQMPPTSMAQSNHLPPGPQGPPGPPGPPGPPGALQQPPPQPGMQTGYPSQQNGAFGQVRSPQHGYAGPYPQQPNYGAPAPAPAPPAQKRLDPDAIPSPQAPDMPAVQKSRHRIDPDAIPSPIQVIEDDKAKSTEPFTTGVRGQAPPLVTTNFQVKDQGNASPRFVRCTAYNMPCTSDMAKQSQVPLAAVIKPLATLPPDETPPYMVDHGESGPIRCNRCKAYMCPYMQFIEGGRRFQCGFCSCVTEVPQHYFQHLDHTGKRRDCYDRPELSLGSYEFLATVDYCKNNKLPQPPAFIFLIDVSYNAVKSGMVSIVCQELKSLLDHLPRENPEMASVVRVGFVTYNKVLHFYNVKSSLAQPQMLVVSDVSDMFVPLLDGFLVNVNESRQVIESLLDQIPEMFADTRETETVFGPVIQAGLEALKAADCAGKLFVFHTSLPIAEAPGKLKNREDKKLIATDKEKSLFQTQAGFYNNLAKDCVAQGCCVDLFLFPNQYVDVATLGVVPVSTGGSVYKYTYFQAQSDQERFLNDLRRDVQKPVGFDAVMRVRTSTGIRATDFYGSFYMSNTTDVELAGLDCDKAITVEFKHDDKLSEETGALMQCAVLYTSCSGQRRLRVHNMAVNCCSQLADLYRNCETDTIINYFAKYAFRGILNNPTKAVRDTLVNQCAQILACYRKNCASPSSAGQLILPECMKLLPVYLNCVLKSDVLLPGADVSLDDRAYLRQLISGMDVSDSHVFFYPRLLPLMKLESGSLPVAVRDSEERLSKGGVYLMETGLHLFLWVGASVQQELLINIFGTSSFNQVESSMTSLPVLDNPYSQRLREMVDSFRAQRSRYMKLMVVKQEDRTELIFKHFLVEDKSASGGASYVDFLCHMHKEIRQLLS, encoded by the exons CACCACCCAG GCCTGCTGTGTCCCAACCATATAACCAGGGAGCCATGAACATGTCAGGGCAGCACCCCTCCTATCCACAACACTACGGGCTTCCACCCACAATCCAACAGGTCAGCAACCAGATGACAGGGATGCAAATTGCATCTGGACCACCAACCCCTGCAGGACCTGGATATG CTCCACCTCACAGCTCACAGCTTCCCGTCAGCACTGCTTACTCAGCCGCACCTCCGCCCTCCTATAGTCAAGCCCCTCCCCCCGTGTCCCCTGCTCCCTCCCAGCCACCACCTCCCAGTGGTCCGGCAGCTTCTCAGCAATACTATGGAGGCCCACCACCTCCTTCTCAACAGCCATTACACTCTGCTCTCCCCCCTACCTCTCAACAGCAATTCACCTCTTCTGTTCAACTTCCTCCTTCTCAGCAAACTATCCCCCCTTCCTCCTACTCAGGTCCTGCACCTCCACCTAGTCAAGCTCCCACTGGCCCGGGGACCCAGCCACAGCAGACGTTCCTTCCACCTCAGCCCCCTTTCTCCTCAGCCCCCCTGTCTGTTAGCCAGCCCACCTTTGGCACTGGCCCGCCTCCACCTGCTCAAGGGTCCTTCCCGCCTCAAGCACCCCCTCCCTCTCAACCTGGGGGTTTCCCTCCCGCTGGTCCTCCCACCTCAGCCGCCGCTGGCCAGTACCCCGGCCCCATGCCCCCCCAGCAGCAGCCTCCTCCAACCCAGCCATCCCCTTACCACTCAGGGCCCCCTCCCCCCAGAGTTCAGATGCCTCCCACTTCAATGGCTCAAAGCAACCATCTGCCTCCAGGACCACAGGGTCCACCAGGTCCTCCCGGGCCTCCTGGGCCTCCCGGGGCCCTGCAGCAGCCGCCTCCTCAGCCGGGCATGCAGACAGGTTATCCTTCTCAACAGAATG GTGCATTTGGGCAGGTGAGAAGCCCTCAGCATGGTTACGCCGGTCCTTATCCCCAACAACCAAACTATGGAGCCCCTGCGCCAGcaccagctccacctgcacagAAAAGACTTGACCCAGATGCCATTCCTAGCCCG CAAGCGCCTGACATGCCGGCTGTGCAGAAATCAAGACATAGAATAGACCCAGACGCTATCCCCAGCCCA ATCCAGGTAATAGAGGATGACAAGGCTAAGAGCACCGAGCCTTTCACcacaggggtcagaggtcaggcgCCTCCGTTGGTCACCACCAACTTCCAGGTCAAAGATCAAG GGAATGCCAGCCCCAGGTTTGTTCGCTGTACGGCCTACAATATGCCTTGTACGTCCGATATGGCCAAGCAGTCTCAGGTGCCACTGGCTGCTGTCATCAAGCCCCTCGCCACCCTGCCGCCTGATGAG ACCCCTCCATACATGGTGGACCATGGGGAGAGCGGTCCAATCCGCTGCAACCGATGCAAAGCCTACATGTGTCCATACATGCAGTTCATAGAGGGAGGTCGCCGCTTCCAGTGTGGGTTCTGCAGCTGCGTCACAGAGG TGCCTCAACATTACTTCCAGCATCTGGACCACACCGGTAAGAGGAGGGACTGCTACGACAGGCCGGAGCTGTCACTGGGAAGTTACGAGTTTCTGGCCACTGTCGACTATTGTAAG AACAACAAGCTTCCTCAGCCGCCAGCCTTCATCTTCCTCATCGACGTGTCCTACAACGCTGTGAAGAGCGGCATGGTCAGCATCGTCTGCCAGGAACTCAAGAGTCTCCTGGACCACCTGCCCAG GGAAAACCCAGAAATGGCGTCTGTGGTGCGGGTGGGTTTCGTCACCTACAACAAGGTTCTGCACTTCTACAATGTGAAGTCGAGTCTGGCCCAGCCCCAGATGCTGGTGGTGTCAGACGTCTCGGACATGTTCGTGCCCCTGCTCGACGGGTTCCTGGTCAATGTGAACGAAAGCCGGCAAGTTATTGAGAG TTTGTTGGACCAGATCCCAGAGATGTTTGCTGACACCAGGGAAACTGAAACAGTCTTTGGACCCGTCATCCAGGCAGGACTGGAGGCACTCAAG GCTGCTGACTGTGCAGGGAAGCTGTTCGTGTTTCACACGTCTCTGCCAATCGCTGAGGCTCCTGGGAAACTAAAGAACAGAGAAGACAAGAAGTTGATTGCGACAGACAAGGAGAAG TCTCTGTTTCAGACGCAGGCTGGCTTCTACAACAATCTGGCCAAGGACTGCGTGGCCCAGGGTTGCTGCGTGGACCTTTTCCTCTTCCCCAATCAGTATGTGGACGTTGCCACATTAGGGGTGGTTCCTGTCTCCACCGGAGGTTCAGTCTACAAGTACACATACTTCCAG GCTCAGTCAGATCAGGAGCGATTCCTGAACGACCTCCGACGAGACGTTCAGAAACCAGTTGGGTTTGATGCCGTCATGAGGGTCCGAACAAGTACAG GTATCCGAGCAACAGACTTCTACGGCTCATTTTACATGAGTAACACCACAGACGTGGAGCTGGCAGGCCTGGATTGTGACAAAGCCATCACCGTTGAGTTTAAGCACGACGACAAGCTGAGCGAGGAGACGGGGGCACTCATGCAG TGCGCTGTGTTGTACAcgagctgcagcggccagaggcGTCTCCGTGTGCATAACATGGCTGTCAACTGCTGCTCACAGCTGGCTGACCTTTACCGAAACTGTGAGACTGACACAATCATCAACTACTTCGCCAAATACG CTTTCCGCGGCATCCTGAACAACCCCACCAAGGCAGTGAGAGACACCCTGGTGAACCAGTGTGCCCAGATTCTGGCCTGCTATAGAAAGAACTGTGCCAGTCCCTCGTCTGCTGGTCAG CTGATTCTTCCAGAGTGCATGAAGCTGCTCCCCGTTTATCTCAACTGTGTGCTGAAGAGCGACGTGCTGCTGCCGGGAGCCGACGTGTCGTTGGACGACAGGGCGTACCTCAGGCAGCTGATCAGCGGCATGGACGTGTCCGACTCCCACGTCTTCTTCTACCCCCGTCTGCTTCCACTG ATGAAGCTTGAAAGCGGATCGTTGCCGGTGGCAGTGAGGGACTCGGAGGAGAGGTTGTCTAAAGGCGGAGTTTATCTCATGGAGACGGGGCTGCACCTCTTCCTGTGGGtgggggccagcgttcagcaggAGCTGCTCATCAACATCTTTGGCACGTCGAGCTTCAACCAGGTTGAGTCCAGCATG ACAAGTCTACCGGTTCTGGACAACCCCTACTCTCAGAGACTCCGAGAGATGGTCGACTCCTTCAGAGCGCAGCGCTCTCGATACATGAAG CTGATGGTGGTGAAACAGGAAGACCGGACCGAGCTGATATTCAAGCACTTCTTGGTGGAGGACAAGAGTGCCAGCGGGGGAGCTTCATACGTGGACTTCCTGTGTCACATGCACAAGGAGATCCGCCAGCTTCTCAGCTAG